The Streptomyces sp. NBC_01689 genome includes a window with the following:
- a CDS encoding pyridoxal phosphate-dependent aminotransferase, with translation MQVIQSTKLANVCYEIRGPVLEEAMRLEAAGHRILKLNTGNPAAFGFECPPEILEDILRNVSSAHGYGDAKGLLAARRAVVMHNQTLGIETDVEHVFIGNGVSELIVMAMQGLLDDGDEVLVPAPDYPLWTAAVSLSGGTAVHYRCDEQSDWMPDLADVERKVTDRTKAIVIINPNNPTGAVYDEAMLRGLTDIARRHNLLVCSDEIYDKILYDDATHTPTAAVAPDLLTLTFNGMSKAYRVAGYRVGWMSISGPRAHADSYIEGLTILANMRLCANMPGQHGVVAALSGRQTIGELVLPGGRLKEQRDVAYELLTRIPGVSCVKPKGALYLFPRLDPKVFKIKDDRQMVLDLLRREKIMVVQGTGFNWPEPDHFRVVTLPTVGDLTDAVTRIGSFLDGYSQP, from the coding sequence ATGCAGGTGATCCAGTCGACCAAGCTCGCCAACGTCTGTTACGAGATCCGGGGCCCGGTGCTCGAGGAGGCGATGCGGCTGGAAGCAGCGGGGCACCGGATCCTCAAGCTGAACACCGGCAATCCGGCCGCCTTCGGGTTCGAGTGCCCGCCGGAGATCCTGGAGGACATCCTCCGCAACGTCTCCTCGGCGCACGGCTACGGCGACGCGAAGGGCCTGCTGGCCGCCCGCCGGGCCGTCGTCATGCACAACCAGACCCTCGGCATCGAGACGGACGTCGAGCACGTCTTCATCGGCAACGGCGTCTCCGAGCTGATCGTGATGGCGATGCAGGGCCTGCTCGACGACGGCGACGAGGTGCTCGTACCGGCGCCGGACTACCCGCTGTGGACCGCGGCCGTGTCCCTGTCCGGCGGCACCGCGGTCCACTACCGCTGCGACGAGCAGTCCGACTGGATGCCCGACCTCGCGGACGTGGAGCGGAAGGTCACCGACCGCACCAAGGCGATCGTCATCATCAACCCGAACAACCCGACGGGCGCGGTGTACGACGAGGCGATGCTGCGCGGGCTCACCGACATCGCCCGCCGCCACAACCTGCTGGTCTGCTCGGACGAGATCTACGACAAGATCCTGTACGACGACGCGACGCACACCCCCACCGCCGCGGTCGCCCCCGACCTGCTCACCCTCACCTTCAACGGCATGTCGAAGGCCTACCGGGTGGCCGGCTACCGCGTCGGCTGGATGTCGATCTCGGGGCCCCGCGCCCACGCCGACTCCTACATCGAGGGCCTGACGATCCTCGCGAACATGCGGCTGTGCGCGAACATGCCGGGCCAGCACGGCGTGGTCGCCGCGCTGAGCGGCCGGCAGACCATCGGCGAGCTCGTCCTGCCGGGCGGGCGCCTGAAGGAGCAGCGCGACGTCGCCTACGAACTGCTGACCCGGATCCCGGGGGTGAGCTGCGTGAAGCCGAAGGGCGCGCTGTACCTCTTCCCCCGGCTCGACCCGAAGGTCTTCAAGATCAAGGACGACCGGCAGATGGTGCTCGACCTGCTGCGCCGCGAGAAGATCATGGTCGTCCAGGGGACGGGCTTCAACTGGCCGGAGCCCGACCACTTCCGGGTGGTCACGCTGCCCACCGTCGGCGACCTGACCGACGCGGTGACCCGGATCGGCAGCTTCCTGGACGGCTACAGCCAGCCCTGA
- a CDS encoding SCO4983 family protein — protein sequence MYEPIRTPSVHTATGTPSDFPHRSREEELDIQLAGHLAALLAVTDEIRALAPSADLDTAAVRLADQVARLRGGVAPVRAPAAAPGPRATALHQRAHALAGRALVVAASRADTAAAILAAERMDAHALAGDPRALASR from the coding sequence ATGTACGAACCGATCCGCACCCCGTCGGTCCACACGGCGACCGGCACGCCCTCGGACTTCCCGCACCGGTCACGCGAGGAGGAGCTGGACATCCAGCTCGCCGGGCATCTCGCGGCCCTCCTCGCGGTCACGGACGAGATCCGCGCGCTCGCGCCCTCCGCCGACCTGGACACCGCGGCCGTGCGGCTCGCCGACCAGGTGGCGCGGCTCCGGGGCGGCGTGGCGCCGGTGCGCGCGCCCGCCGCCGCCCCCGGCCCCCGCGCCACCGCGCTCCACCAGCGCGCCCACGCCCTGGCCGGCCGCGCCCTGGTCGTCGCCGCCTCCCGCGCGGACACGGCGGCCGCGATCCTGGCCGCCGAGCGCATGGACGCCCACGCCCTGGCCGGCGACCCCCGCGCCCTCGCCTCCCGCTGA